A region of the Salvia splendens isolate huo1 chromosome 11, SspV2, whole genome shotgun sequence genome:
ACAAATCCAATATATAACCCATACAGTCAATGTTTCAGAATACCGTCGATGACCCACTCTGATACCACGTACAATAAAAGTACATAGTACTCCAACTTATATACTGGTTCCAGTTGTACCTGGATTGTTTGCCTTGAACCTGATGGCCGTCCACCCGTTTCTAGGAATAGCAATAGTGTTCTGCAGAGGCGGGTCGACCAGATTATACCCGGAAGGGTCTCTCGCCCGATCAAAATTTCCGTTACCTCTTCCAACCACATAGAAGCTGTATCCATGGAGGTGCATTGGGTGGTATGTCCCACCAAGAATATTTGTTCCTTGAAAAACCAGCTCGACCGAGCTATTATACTCTACCACCCTCACTCGTGTCCCATTCTGAGGGACCCACAGCAGCCGCGGCACGAACTCCATCGTGTAGTTGAACTGGAAAGGAGGATTTCCCGGGAAATCCTCCTCGTACACTCCTGTAACCCTCTTGTAGTAGGCTTCAAGAATGTCGATTTTTGGCTGCACGAACGTTATGTTGTTGATGCTGGCTCTAAACCGCCCTTGCAACGCTCCGTTGCACGACTCGTTTAGGCCACATTCGAATATGTTCACCGAGAGAGTGAACAGAAGCTCTGTGTCCGCCTTTTGAGGGACGTCGATGGGGTGATCCGTTGTTGCTAAGCTCCGGAGGCTTGCTGTGAAGGTGTTGGCGGAGACGGCGTCGTCGATGTTGGGGAGGGTTGGGAGGGGAGGGGAGGAGGGTGCGGTGTAGTTTCCGGTGTAGGCGAGAATGGCGGTTGTGGTGGTGTTGGCGAAGTTTCCGGCGATGTTGTGTGGCCTAGAGGCCATGTAGTAGTGGCTAGGTTGTTGGTTGGCTTCGAGCAAGATGTCGATGGTTTGGCCCGGAGATATTGCCACGTAGTCGGTTGTGAAGGGTTTCGTGTAGGCGGCGTCTGAGCCGACCACGGTGAGGTTGTGGTTGGCGATTTTGAAGAACATGATGTTGTTCATCACATCGTTGATCATTCGAAGTAGGTATGTTTTGCCATATTCTACTGTCACTTTGAATGTATCTGGCAATTCATTTTTTCAACAGAAATAAGTTCAAATTTGTTTTATAGATGATTCATGAATATAACTTTAAAGGATGCATCAAATTATTCAAGACCTTTAACTTCAGATATTACCACGGAACCAAACTCATACACAAATAAGTTCAATTTTAACAATCCAGGTAAAGGTTATACATGTAATTGGGTCTGATGGATTAGTTTTGTGGAAATTGACTAAGATCTTTTTGGAAtgatttttttgataaaatgatgtgAACTAGAAACGATAAAATTTGACGAAGAATAGAAGATAAACATTTTTGACTTATCGTAATTTCGTGTGACTGTAACTTGTACTATTAATTTGATGGACTCATAAGTCATAAGCCAGCAGTGAAATTTGACATAGAGGGCAGGAGAAAGTATCAAGCACTTTAATTATTGTAAAATATCCTGTACATGTTActataatactctctccgtccctaaagaatatgcactttgggttcgacatggattttaatgtaaaattggtaaagtaagagagatggagagataaaaagtaattaaagtaataCTAATGGgaaatgggtcccacctcattagagagaaattttttttaaaattagaaaatacatatttttgtgggacgtactaaaatggaaagagtgcatattcttatgtgaCGGAGGGAATAGTACTCTATTATGAGGTGAGGTAGTTGAGACTTTAAATTACTTTAAACAATAGTAATCTTGGAGAAATTAGGACATAATGTAAGatgtatttaaaacattatCGAAATCAGAGAAGTTGATTAACAAAAATACAAGAGCTGATCAACTATATGTTTAAAATGGTAAGACATATGACCCAATGTTTACATATAAAATTGGAGGGGTTAAGTATATGTTAATATAACTTAACTTGGTCCATATATATTTTTGGACTGTCTCctataatttgatttttttggaCAATCACTATATATTCAACATGAACATGAGTCATATAGTTTTATACTATAGTTTTAATGATAATAtccatataaaaaatataatgagaCACAtgcattaataaattataaaagttTACCTGATGTGGAACAAGGATATTGATCACCAGGTTGACCATTAATAAGGAAAGCATCAGAAGCATTAGGGTCTGATCCAGTTTGAAGGGCCTCACTTAGAACTTGTCTTATATCACTCTTCCACCATTCTCCTATACATTATTCAATTTTTCATGTTTTCATATTTATAATAGCAATAATGTAATTTTGGTgagatatatatacataaatgaTGATTTAATTCACTATTTATATGTACCTAATATGATGGGAATTTCAGCACTTGGCTTAGGGAAGGGATATGCATCTCCCTCTTTGGGTAACACAATGAGTGCACCGTAAACAGTGGCGCGAGACCATTCGATGTGGGCGTGCCACCATAAAGTCCCAATCTCGTCAGATAAGATGATCCTTTGGCTAAAATTAGTCCCAGGTCGAATCGGACACTGAGTTATGTAAACGGGTCCATCCGTCCATGGATTTCTCGGCTGCTTTACCCCATGCCTAGCAAGACCAATGTCAATGTATATAAATGTATGTTACTTATCTTTTATgagtataataaaatatgtcaatgtatatgtgtaggtgaataatttaaatattaccAGTGTATAGTTACATTCTCACTAGCTCTATTGATAACATCAACAATTAGTGTGTCTCCAACCCTCCCATACAATGTGGGCCCGGGGAATTTTCCATTTACAGTCAAAATGGACTTACTGCTGCACAATCTTGTGTATGGAACATCTTGTAACTGCAAATAATAtcatttcacattttattattttcttatatattgcTATATAATTgtatcaaaatatataaaaatttaaaatgtttCAATTTTTATAGTTACTTGTCGAATTCTTGCAATAAACATAAATGAGTAAACAAGTGGTAAATGGATATAGGTAGCTAGCTATTGCAAGTGAAAGAGATAAAATTACCACAAATTTCTGTCTTTGGATTTTTCCATGAACTGCTACAAAGCCACATAAGAGAAGAAGCAATGAAAAATACAAGGTGAGAAACTTCATGCTCGAATATATTGAGAAACTAAATATATCTGAGTTTAAAATTATTGATGAGATTTTTGTGATCTGAAGTATATATAGAGGTTGAGAATTGTTGATGGTTCGAGATTTGCTTCTTCCAGCTGGATAAGAAAATCATGATCACTTTTGCCTCTGTTTTTGAAATTAGAAGCTCTTTTTACATTATTTTCAACTTCATAAATAGTTTGAACTTTCGCATACTTTGAATTAATGACATTTTACGCGTCCAGATTTTGATCACCTTTTCCTTTATTAGATCCGTTTTTGACCATTTTTGTCATCTATTCATATGAATTAAGGTCAATAATCATCACAAATTTCGACTTAAGTGGCTCTAGTCTTTCATTTTCTTTGAAATTTGCTAAAAAATGGTAGGGgagttttaatttaatttaacaaTCGTCGGACATGTTGGGAACGTAGGCCAACGTTTGGTCTTCAAATGGCCGAGGCCTTTGATTTTTTGGTTGTCGTAACAATCACCGTCTATTGAAGTGCTTTGATGACTAAGCATTCCCATGTTCCCTGTTTAAGCGGGATTTGAGAGTTAGAGACACATTTgaattattgtatgaggtgccgagttcgagctcTCTTAACTTATTAAGTAGAATTGTTTTCTCGATTTTTGAAACTCTTTCAAATTTGTCATTGCTTAGTgaatttgaaatgtttctgCACGTTAAAAAGAAGTTGGCTTACTTATGGTGATATAAAGCCAATTGAGCAACATGACGTAATTTATCTTGTGGTGTATCATCAGAAGTCCAGAGGATTTGGAAGACTTGAACATAATGATTGTGTGTTGTACACCGAAGCaaataagtaatgaaaaatatatttcttcttTGTATTTGCTTGAATGCTCCGATTTGTAACATTATATATTATGACTTGTAAATCTAAGTGTtgtaaaagattagtaaattttaatttaccaAAAGGAAGTGACTATAAACCACATAAATTATGTGAAATATGTTGGACGGTATACTAAAAAGCACGCTTTACGAGCTGTTTCTGTATCAATAGGCAATAgctataataattttattctcCGACAcattataatgaaatattattGTTGATGGCATGTTTTTTTATTCTGGCGATTATACCATGAACATAAATATACGCCATAAATATACAATTAAGTACTCCCGCCGTCCCATAAGAgttatattttgtcatttctgTTTGTTCCGCAATAAAAATCAtatcacttttaccataaatggtaagtagaccccacattccatcaacttattcactcacattttattataaaactattactctatccgtcccttaaattgtcacattttttcatttccgaTCCGTCATtaccacaaaatttgtcacatttcactttttagcattttttttgtagtggacctcatattcccactaactcattccaactcacattttattataaaactaatatataaaagtaagatcaCTCTCCACTAACCTTTTTTTTCCATACataggagttcgagatacattcggCAAGCGAACTAGCCCGCCACAGCCCCTCGTGGCTCGAATACTTTAGCTTCCCTCCGACGGGTTCGGGCGTGAACTAGCCAATGTTGGCTCGTGGACTGCACTCCCTCCGACGAGTTCAGCCCCGGTAGACTACCCGccactaggcatgcacaagggtcggaaACCGCCGattccgggcccgaaccggcgggtcAAGGGTCGAGATAtccatgaacctgaaccggcccgcctagctcccggcggttccggttccggttcaaaaaaccggcggtttacgcggcggttcaaaaccgccggttttcggcttgaaccgccggttttcggcttgaaccgccggttcgacggttcgacgatttttattattatttttttttgcatttttcaacttttcaattttaatcaaattacattacacttttcaagtttgtttttgtatgaaatgtgagtaaataaaattgaaaaaaatacggctaaagttgcaattttattgaaatagcatgtttacaaattacacgttacaagttacaacaattacaaattgaaaacataatgcggtcttgaagtcttaaacaaaatttaaatacaaatgagactactagtgaagaactaattacaaatgacaagaaacgacgttgaagttcttaaacgtataagtgtattatatatatactcttaaccggcgaagaagatatttctacataactaaattaaggacacctttagcaattcaactttaaatgttgagttttgtctaacaatcaacaattatagtagaattgtcaaaagtttccctcatttagccgtatagagaaatatacttcatcgactagagtatatacaaatacaattatgtaattgtatttgcatatttttaaagtaggaattaatgggaaaaaaaagaaataaaagaaaaaggacttgagctcaacttaaattaaaaatttaagttgaggtgcctacgtatcccaattgctcatttgcattagggaatcaaagtccacgtagttctcttaccttacctAACcaatttggcttggccggcggcggttgacggttggcctaatcttcatccccggtgaattcatcttgtgatccctcttgacgatcattccaatcattttcttgttctcggacgtcagctttggcccaatcatcaagtaacatcacggcttccatatttttcgccgagagcttacttcttgattcatccaaaacgtgcgagccaacactaaaagcggactcgacggcgacggtggaagccggaacagaaaaaatctccttggccattgaagcaaggatgagaaaatctttctcgtgggttccccactaatcgaggacgtcgatttgggcgggaggagtaggaccttcatcaccaaaggaaaagagtgattcaaaatataaatctaattcactgaccatacctgaggaccttccgccggtgctgtagttgtataggtcggctagttgggattgcgcgtcggggtcatcataatcggcttgaaatgcaaagccatagttatgttgtggaggagggggtcttctgacttggtgagtggtgttatacttggtttcatattcggtgtagagagagcacaagttatactcgaggttttgttgcacaactgaccggtccgggaggtttatttgaaaggtttctgagaggtcgactccaaattcgtcgctggtatccgattggattgcttgaaggggaccaagatcaattgaactcaaattgttataataaaaatctaaaattctagtggtacctgctaatttccattttggatccaatacctttgcaatcaaaaacacgttaggaatctcactgaaatacttgagccatttttcaatcatataatacaaaacgcacattaactcgggagaagaggaagcattttttcattgcagttttaaaaccaagggatatgtacatgcaatgctccaaaacacgaacatcagtgcaataataaacacccgacaattcaacagtagcatttttgaaatatttgaacaatttaaataaagccaaactgttatcccaacaactatgcgaaagatataaatcacggtaggggttagttctataaaaatcacataaagcatctttatgtgtcaaagtagaattcagacaatcatatgtcgaattccatctatgagacacatccatagtaaaattcgtgtacctgacattcttttgatggcaatatttcttccatgctttgccaatatgtgacttttgatggattaatctaactgcatttctaataggagaaacatgcttttgccataattcaagtgcatcatgtacacataaatttaaaatatggcaaatgcaactttgatgaaaatacttacctccaattaccggtgtacaagccgcaatcaaatcggcaatacttgcggtgttggcagttgcattatcaaaaccaatagaaaatatcttgttgcataactgaaactcattcaacacttgtataatcaaagaagcaatttcgggtgcagtgtgtggactttcaaattctctaaaaccaattaaacgcttgttcaaagtccaactgttgtccacaaagtgaaccgtaatacccatgtatgaatgacggttaaaacaatccgtccaaacatctgagcaaatgttcaccctatggcccatgttaactaaataacgtgataattctacctttttctccaagcactgccgaatggtagatcgttgcacggtcattttacctattcttttgattgctacattcaacccactttgcatagtaacctcaaaacttttgtcatcaaaaacattaaagggcatatgcttcatagccgcccatctagtcattgtatcatcaaaattctttttatcatatttaaatagaggcgcacctgacgaacccgagccggcgggttggaagtttagttggctttgggtagaggcagtgccgcattctaccggatgctttgccactaaatggcgacggagggtgccatatccaccaccggcggaccatttgtacactttatcgcaatagttgcagtaaacatgaaagtccgaagtctcttcttgagagttcggatcgtgaggacttggaatcaccaccgggaccttcttgtagtgtttgataaaaatgtccgatttcaaagcttttgccgtgttagtgggtgcagggggaggcatctcctcatttccgccggtgctagaaggaatacgagaatgcgatctatcctcgttgttgtccgagtccgacgatatagtaacgtcgaactcctcatcttgttgggaacgacctcccctacccccaccttgttgcatttcagcaagtagcatggcggtcctatgatcttcttccatctacaaatattatgtacgtagaagttaaaagtatgaacgcaaaaaaaatttaatgaaattttgtgcatgtgaattggaaaacaaatttttcattacttacttgcatgcgttcggctgccaatcgggaaacctcttccataacatctcgacgactaggtcatcgagattttgagggacgcgtagtgctttgatcttgggctattcccttgccccgatcactacgtcccgatccaccacgagaagaagacatattgaatatattgataaatgaaaagtaatatggacttggaatgaaatatgtatgaagtataaaagaagtggtaaattatgagcacaacaaatatagtagtgagtagaaagtgtagaattaaacttgcgcaattagagagaatgaggagagaatagagaaatggagattgagaatgaaattccGAAAGTtcaaggaatggggcaaggaataatgaaggagaagtggggtatttataggagtaaaattggatgaaaaaaaaaaaattttgaaattttgaaatctgccgtgaaccgccggtttaccgccgaaaccggcggttcaaccctaaaccggcGGGCCGTCCACGGTTTGCgtcagaaaaccgccggtttctgaccgaaaaccggtggtttatgaccggttttgcaggcctaaaCACTGACCCTACGACCTAGCCTGTGAAAAGTTGTCGGAACCGTCAGAAACCGgctcccgaaccgccggtttaccccgACAAACCACCGGTTTACCCCTCAACCCGGCGGTTTACCacgcaaaccgccggttccaacggctatcctaaacccctacgcgaaccctacgaacccctaacctacgaaacactgttcgaccctttgaaccggcggttcgaaccgccggttcacgttTCAATATATTTCCGAACCTGAACCGAcccttccgacccttcaacccgcctgccggttcaaaccgccggttcctggcccggttctggttcatgaaccggcgggcccgaaccggcggttaaccggcgggccaggccggtttgtgcatgcctacccgccaccctcagacgggtccaggctcgaaagcttgccaagccccaaggaaacaaccttgaacagggcccacagggaaattaatcccaaagtcACGCCATCCAGaagtcgaactcaagacctccaggatggtgCCATATCCTTGCCACCCTTCTCAATcacttgagctagggggcttggatctctccactaactttttcaactcacttttcattatatttcttataaCTTGCGCCCAATCAAAGTATGATagaatttaaggga
Encoded here:
- the LOC121755657 gene encoding laccase-14-like, with protein sequence MKFLTLYFSLLLLLCGFVAVHGKIQRQKFVLQDVPYTRLCSSKSILTVNGKFPGPTLYGRVGDTLIVDVINRASENVTIHWHGVKQPRNPWTDGPVYITQCPIRPGTNFSQRIILSDEIGTLWWHAHIEWSRATVYGALIVLPKEGDAYPFPKPSAEIPIILGEWWKSDIRQVLSEALQTGSDPNASDAFLINGQPGDQYPCSTSDTFKVTVEYGKTYLLRMINDVMNNIMFFKIANHNLTVVGSDAAYTKPFTTDYVAISPGQTIDILLEANQQPSHYYMASRPHNIAGNFANTTTTAILAYTGNYTAPSSPPLPTLPNIDDAVSANTFTASLRSLATTDHPIDVPQKADTELLFTLSVNIFECGLNESCNGALQGRFRASINNITFVQPKIDILEAYYKRVTGVYEEDFPGNPPFQFNYTMEFVPRLLWVPQNGTRVRVVEYNSSVELVFQGTNILGGTYHPMHLHGYSFYVVGRGNGNFDRARDPSGYNLVDPPLQNTIAIPRNGWTAIRFKANNPGVWLLHCHLDRHVSWGMEMAFIVKEGTSQDAKMLPPPADMPKC